From Strix uralensis isolate ZFMK-TIS-50842 chromosome 1, bStrUra1, whole genome shotgun sequence, a single genomic window includes:
- the CRISPLD1 gene encoding cysteine-rich secretory protein LCCL domain-containing 1 isoform X2: MTWDTELERSAESWAETCLWEHGPASLLPSIGQNLGAHWGRYRPPTFHVQAWYDEVRDFTYPHPHECNPYCPYKCSGPVCTHYTQVVWATSSRIGCAINLCHNMNIWGQIWPKAVYLVCNYSPKGNWWGHAPYKPGRPCSACPPSFGGGCRENLCYREDSERPYSPHEPEEETNEIERQRSKAQDATAQSRPRTHSPSSSTGTDDSEKNEVISTQQMSQIVSCEVRLRDQCKGTTCNRYECPAGCLDSKAKVIGSVHYEMQSSICKAAIHYGILDNEGGWVDVTRQGRKNYFIKSYRNGIQSIGKYQSANSFTVSKVAVQAITCETTVEQLCPFQKPASHCPRVYCPRNCMQANPHYARVIGTRIYSDMSSICRAAVHAGVVRNQGGYVDVMPVDKRKVYVASFQNGIYSESLQNPPGSKAFRVFAVV; this comes from the exons GCAAGCCTTCTTCCATCAATTGGACAGAATTTGGGGGCCCACTGGGGAAG GTACAGACCTCCAACATTTCATGTCCAAGCATGGTATGATGAAGTGAGAGATTTCACGTATCCCCATCCTCATGAATGCAACCCATATTGTCCTTACAAATGCTCTGGTCCTGTTTGTACACATTACACACAG GTTGTTTGGGCTACAAGTAGCAGAATTGGTTGTGCAATTAATTTGTGTCATAACATGAACATCTGGGGGCAGATTTGGCCAAAAGCAGTCTATCTTGTATGCAATTATTCTCCTAA ggGTAACTGGTGGGGTCATGCTCCTTATAAACCTGGCCGCCCTTGTTCCGCATGTCCTCCTAGTTTTGGAGGAGGTTGTAGAGAAAATCTTTGTTACAGAG AGGATTCAGAAAGGCCTTATTCTCCCCACGAGCCAGAAGAGGAAACCAATGAGATTGAACGGCAGCGATCCAAAGCCCAGGATGCAACAGCGCAAAGCCGGCCAAGAACTCACTCACCGTCAAGCTCCACAGGCACTGATGACAGTGagaaaaatgaagtaataagCACACAGCAAATGT cTCAGATTGTTTCATGTGAAGTAAGGCTAAGAGATCAGTGCAAAGGAACAACTTGCAATAG gtATGAATGTCCTGCTGGCTGTTTGGATAGCAAAGCCAAAGTTATTGGAAGTGTACATTATGaaatg cAATCCAGTATTTGTAAAGCTGCCATACATTATGGCATCCTAGACAATGAAGGTGGTTGGGTTGATGTCACTaggcaaggaaggaaaaattactttatcaAGTCTTATAGAAATGGCATTCAGTCAATTGG aaaataccAGTCTGCTAACTCCTTCACTGTCTCTAAAGTAGCAG ttcaagCTATCACCTGTGAAACAACAGTGGAACAACTGTGCCCATTTCAAAAACCAGCCTCACACTGTCCAAg GGTGTATTGTCCGCGCAACTGTATGCAGGCAAATCCACACTATGCTCGTGTAATTGGAACACGAATTTATTCTGAT ATGTCCAGTATCTGCCGGGCAGCAGTACATGCTGGTGTAGTCCGCAACCAGGGCGGTTATGTTGATGTTATGCCAGTAGACAAAAGAAAGGTGTACGTTGCTTCCTTTCAAAATGGAATATATTCGGAAAG TTTACAGAATCCTCCAGGAAGCAAGGCATTCAGAGTATTTGCTGTTGTTTGA